The Salvelinus fontinalis isolate EN_2023a chromosome 31, ASM2944872v1, whole genome shotgun sequence genome has a window encoding:
- the LOC129829660 gene encoding high mobility group nucleosome-binding domain-containing protein 5-like has protein sequence MKERGAMKERGAMKERGSMKERGAMKERGAMKERGAMKERGAMKERGAMKERGAMKERGAMKERGAMKERGAMKERGAMKERGAMKERGAMKERGAMKERGAMKERGAMKERGAMKERGAMKEGSHEREGNHEREGSHEREGNHEREGSHEREGSHEREGSHEREGNHEGEGNHEGEGNHEGEGSHEREGSHEREGNHKSRGVP, from the coding sequence ATGAAGGAGAGGGGAGCCATGAAGGAGAGGGGAGCCATGAAGGAGAGGGGATCTATGAAGGAGAGGGGAGCCATGAAGGAGAGGGGAGCCATGAAAGAGAGGGGAGCCATGAAAGAGAGGGGAGCCATGAAGGAGAGGGGAGCCATGAAGGAGAGGGGAGCCATGAAGGAGAGGGGAGCCATGAAGGAGAGGGGAGCCATGAAGGAGAGGGGAGCCATGAAGGAGAGGGGAGCTATGAAGGAGAGGGGAGCCATGAAGGAGAGGGGAGCCATGAAGGAGAGGGGAGCTATGAAGGAGAGGGGAGCCATGAAGGAGAGGGGAGCCATGAAGGAGAGGGGAGCCATGAAGGAGAGGGGAGCCATGAAGGAGGGGAGCCATGAAAGAGAGGGGAACCATGAAAGAGAGGGGAGCCATGAAAGAGAGGGGAACCATGAAAGAGAGGGGAGCCATGAAAGAGAGGGGAGCCATGAAAGAGAGGGGAGCCATGAAAGAGAGGGGAACCATGAAGGAGAGGGGAACCATGAAGGAGAGGGGAACCATGAAGGAGAGGGGAGCCATGAAAGAGAGGGGAGCCATGAAAGAGAGGGGAACCATAAAAGCAGAGGGGTGCcatga